From the Streptomyces syringium genome, one window contains:
- a CDS encoding transglycosylase domain-containing protein, which yields MGRAEARRAQDSTRNAKGKKPKKTGIRRFFTWKMLLAYFVAVIGLGMGAFLALYFYVDVPKDGNGAAKLQSNVYKDSNGKVLARIGEVNREEVPLAKIPEHVQHAVVAAENKNFWTDPGVDVKGTARGIFNTVMGRGKQGGSTITQQYVKNYYLDQRQTVTRKVKELIISLKVQKETSKEEILEGYLNTSYYGRGAYGIQAASRAYYQKDVGSLTTEEGAYLAALLQAPSQYDFGPAATDAGKENAKRRWNYVLDKMVEKDWLKKDQRQGMSFKDPKAPKAAPGLSGQNGYFIDAAKREVIKALEKQGRKESDFAAGGWTVTLSIDPKKQAALEKAVKEQLLDDLDTKSREVDKNVQVGAVSVDPKNGRVQALYGGPDYLKHYTNNATREDFQPASTFKPIILASALQNKSRTQDNEPITPSTIYDGTSERPVVGSDVHFAPENEDGYSEKAITVQKAMNDSVNSVFAQMAIDVKLNKVKQTAVDLGMNGKQAGFVEAPAMSLGSMGASPLDMAAVYATLDNHGKRVTPTILKSASQNGVELKRDSAVGDQAVSRNTADGVTRVLRGVVNDGTATVVASANYPVAGKTGTSDDNKSAWFAGYTPSLVTTVGLFGEGPGGKQVTLQGTGGGGRVNGGKYPAQIWSAYTAAVLGGEGDEEFDLDTDISAGSIQAPATAPAATPTKGATPTPTPTKSGGATGKPTPNPTKTGGSTGKPTPNPTKITPTPPRPPTTPPTSTPSGGGTRPNGGTETEGVKP from the coding sequence ATGGGCCGAGCGGAAGCGCGACGGGCGCAGGACAGCACCCGCAATGCAAAGGGCAAGAAGCCCAAGAAGACCGGCATACGCCGGTTCTTCACATGGAAGATGCTGCTTGCCTACTTCGTGGCGGTCATCGGGCTGGGGATGGGCGCCTTCCTGGCGCTCTACTTCTACGTCGACGTGCCGAAGGACGGTAACGGCGCGGCCAAGCTGCAGAGCAACGTCTACAAGGACAGCAACGGCAAGGTGCTGGCCCGCATCGGCGAGGTCAACCGCGAGGAAGTTCCGCTCGCGAAGATCCCCGAGCATGTGCAGCACGCCGTGGTCGCCGCCGAGAACAAGAACTTCTGGACCGACCCCGGCGTGGATGTGAAGGGCACCGCCCGAGGCATCTTCAACACCGTCATGGGGCGCGGCAAGCAGGGTGGTTCGACCATCACCCAGCAGTACGTGAAGAACTACTACCTCGACCAGCGGCAGACCGTGACCCGCAAGGTCAAGGAACTGATCATCTCGCTCAAGGTGCAGAAGGAGACCTCGAAGGAGGAGATCCTCGAGGGCTACCTGAACACGAGCTACTACGGGCGTGGCGCCTACGGCATCCAGGCCGCCTCCCGTGCGTACTACCAGAAGGACGTCGGCAGCCTCACCACCGAGGAAGGCGCCTACCTGGCCGCGCTGCTCCAGGCCCCGAGCCAGTACGACTTCGGGCCGGCGGCCACCGACGCCGGCAAGGAGAACGCCAAGCGGCGCTGGAACTACGTCCTCGACAAGATGGTCGAGAAGGACTGGCTGAAGAAGGACCAGCGGCAGGGCATGTCCTTCAAGGACCCGAAGGCGCCGAAGGCGGCCCCGGGTCTGTCGGGCCAGAACGGCTACTTCATCGACGCGGCCAAGCGCGAGGTCATCAAGGCCCTGGAGAAGCAGGGCCGCAAGGAGAGCGACTTCGCCGCCGGCGGCTGGACCGTCACGCTCAGCATCGACCCCAAGAAGCAGGCGGCGCTGGAGAAGGCGGTCAAGGAGCAGCTGCTCGACGACCTGGACACCAAGAGCCGCGAGGTGGACAAGAACGTCCAGGTCGGCGCCGTGTCGGTGGACCCGAAGAACGGTCGCGTCCAGGCGCTGTACGGCGGTCCGGACTACCTCAAGCACTACACCAACAACGCCACCCGCGAGGACTTCCAGCCGGCGTCGACCTTCAAGCCGATCATTCTCGCGTCCGCGTTGCAGAACAAGTCCAGGACGCAGGACAACGAGCCGATCACGCCGAGCACCATCTACGACGGCACCAGTGAGCGGCCGGTCGTGGGCAGCGATGTGCACTTCGCCCCGGAGAACGAGGACGGGTACTCCGAGAAGGCCATCACCGTGCAGAAGGCGATGAACGACTCGGTCAACTCCGTGTTCGCGCAGATGGCCATCGACGTGAAGCTCAACAAGGTCAAGCAGACCGCCGTCGACCTGGGCATGAACGGCAAGCAGGCCGGTTTCGTGGAGGCCCCCGCGATGTCGCTGGGCTCCATGGGCGCGAGCCCGCTCGACATGGCCGCGGTCTACGCCACCCTGGACAACCACGGCAAGAGGGTCACCCCGACCATCCTGAAGTCCGCGTCCCAGAACGGTGTGGAGCTCAAGCGCGACAGCGCGGTCGGCGACCAGGCCGTCTCCCGCAACACCGCCGACGGCGTCACCCGCGTCCTGCGGGGCGTGGTCAACGACGGTACGGCGACCGTGGTGGCCAGCGCCAACTACCCGGTGGCGGGCAAGACCGGTACCTCCGACGACAACAAGTCGGCCTGGTTCGCGGGCTACACCCCGAGCCTCGTCACCACCGTCGGCCTCTTCGGTGAGGGCCCCGGCGGCAAGCAGGTGACCCTCCAGGGCACCGGCGGCGGCGGTCGTGTCAACGGTGGCAAGTACCCGGCCCAGATCTGGTCGGCCTACACGGCGGCCGTGCTCGGTGGCGAGGGCGACGAGGAGTTCGACCTGGACACCGACATCAGCGCCGGATCGATCCAGGCGCCGGCCACGGCTCCCGCGGCGACGCCCACCAAGGGCGCGACGCCGACCCCGACGCCGACGAAGTCCGGCGGCGCCACGGGGAAGCCCACGCCGAACCCGACGAAGACCGGCGGGTCCACGGGCAAGCCGACACCGAACCCGACGAAGATCACCCCGACTCCGCCGAGGCCGCCGACGACGCCCCCGACGTCGACGCCCAGCGGCGGCGGCACCCGCCCCAACGGCGGCACGGAGACCGAGGGCGTCAAGCCCTGA
- a CDS encoding catalase translates to MTDSAQQVPYTTNNAGIPVESDEHSLTVSPDGPILLQDHYLIEKMAQFNRERVPERVVHAKGGGAYGVFEVTNDVSQFTKADLFQPGKRCEMLARFSTVAGEQGSPDTWRDPRGFALKFYTEHGNYDLVGNNTPVFFVRDPQKFQDFIRSQKRHPQTGLRSNDMQWDFWTLSPESAHMVTWLMGDRGIPKTWRHMNGYSSHTYMWVNAGGEKFWVKYHIKTDQGIDFLTQAEADELAGSDADKHRRDLFEAIDSGNAPSWTMHVQVMPFEDAPDYRFNPFDLTKVWPHGDYPLIEVGRMTLNKNPEDFFVHIEQAAFEPSNLVPGIGPSPDKMLLGRLFSYPDTHRYRIGPNYAQLPPNRPHSPLGSYAKDGPMRYEPARTGAVYAPNSYGGPAADTARFGEPAGWETAGEMVREAYRLRRDDDDWGQPGTMVRQVLDDAARARLVSNVSGHLRQGVSRPVLDRALQYWRNIDKNIGDRIATEVNGG, encoded by the coding sequence CATTCGCTCACCGTCAGCCCGGACGGCCCCATCCTGCTGCAGGACCACTACCTGATCGAGAAGATGGCCCAGTTCAACCGCGAACGGGTCCCCGAGCGGGTGGTGCACGCCAAGGGCGGCGGCGCCTACGGCGTCTTCGAAGTCACCAATGACGTGAGCCAGTTCACGAAGGCCGATCTGTTCCAGCCCGGCAAGCGGTGCGAGATGCTGGCCCGCTTCTCGACCGTGGCGGGCGAGCAGGGCAGCCCCGACACCTGGCGGGACCCGCGCGGCTTCGCGCTGAAGTTCTACACCGAGCACGGCAACTACGACCTGGTCGGCAACAACACCCCCGTCTTCTTCGTCCGCGACCCGCAGAAGTTCCAGGACTTCATCCGCAGCCAGAAGCGCCACCCGCAGACCGGGCTGCGCAGCAATGACATGCAGTGGGACTTCTGGACGCTGTCGCCGGAGTCCGCGCACATGGTCACCTGGCTGATGGGCGACCGCGGCATCCCGAAGACCTGGCGCCATATGAACGGCTACAGCTCGCACACCTACATGTGGGTGAACGCGGGCGGCGAGAAGTTCTGGGTCAAGTACCACATCAAGACCGACCAGGGCATCGACTTCCTCACCCAGGCCGAGGCGGACGAGCTGGCGGGCTCGGACGCCGACAAGCACCGCCGCGATCTGTTCGAGGCCATCGACAGCGGCAACGCCCCCTCCTGGACGATGCACGTCCAGGTCATGCCCTTCGAGGACGCTCCGGACTACCGCTTCAACCCCTTCGACCTGACCAAGGTGTGGCCGCACGGCGACTACCCCCTGATCGAGGTCGGCCGGATGACGCTCAACAAGAACCCCGAGGATTTCTTCGTCCACATCGAGCAGGCCGCGTTCGAGCCCTCCAACCTCGTCCCCGGCATCGGCCCGTCCCCCGACAAGATGCTGCTCGGCCGGCTGTTCTCCTACCCGGACACCCACCGCTACCGCATCGGCCCGAACTACGCCCAGCTCCCGCCCAACCGGCCGCACTCGCCGCTCGGCTCGTACGCGAAGGACGGCCCGATGCGCTACGAGCCGGCCCGTACGGGCGCGGTGTACGCCCCGAACTCCTACGGCGGCCCGGCCGCCGACACCGCGCGCTTCGGTGAGCCGGCGGGCTGGGAGACGGCGGGCGAGATGGTCCGCGAGGCGTACCGGCTGCGGCGCGATGACGACGACTGGGGCCAGCCGGGCACAATGGTCCGCCAGGTCCTCGACGACGCCGCGCGCGCCCGGCTGGTCTCCAACGTCTCCGGTCATCTGCGCCAGGGCGTGAGCAGGCCCGTACTGGACCGCGCACTGCAGTACTGGCGCAACATCGACAAGAACATCGGCGACCGGATCGCCACCGAGGTCAACGGCGGCTGA